In Fibrobacter sp., the sequence TCATCTTAATCAGATTAATCATAGTTAAAGACATTTCTGATCATCTTACTCAACGGTCAAATGGCATCACGGTTGCATTATTTATCAGGTAAATCATCATAATCAGGTTAATCATAGTTTAAGACATTTCCTAAACATCTTAATCAGAGGTCTGGGATGACAAAAGAGACAACGGATGCCAATTTCAAGAATGATGTGATAGAGTCAGAAATTCCTGTGATAGTAGATTTCTGGGCTCCCTGGTGCGGGCCATGCAGGATGGTAAGTCCGATTATGGACAGAATAAGTGAAAAGATGGCAGGGAAGGTGAAGGTTTTCAAGATCAATGTTGATGAAAATCCGGTTACATCAAACGAGTACGGTATAACCGGAATTCCCACAGTAATAATATTTAAGGATGGGAAAATAGAGAGGGAGTTTGTAGGCGTGCAGCCTGAGGATGTTTATATTAGTGCCCTTGCCGCCTGAAAAACATTACACAAACGGTATCTCTTCGTGAAGGAAATACCATTGTTCGCAGGCTAACCTGACCATGTTTTCCAGATGATGGTACATCATATCGAGCATACCATCACGGTCAGGTGGAAGCTTGAACAGCTCAAGCTTATAGCTGTCATTGCCGTCTCTTATCATAAAAGCGGTAAAAAGATCCACAGTTGCATTAGTAAATGCCAGAAGCTTGTCAAGTCCCGAGCCACCGTATACTTTTTTCCCGAAAAGAAAAACCGGCTTTGAGTATGGTGTCTTCTCATCAAAAACCGAAACCAGCACCTCTTTGCGCCTGATTGCAGCCGCCATTTCAAGCGCTGCTGCTGTTCCGGGTTTGCCGATCTCTATGAATTTTATTGGCCCAAACAGCCCGCTTTCCTCCATGTGCCTTGACTGCTGCGCGGCCATTCTGGAAAACTGCTCTGTTGTAAAACGCAATGCGGCATTGAGCGGAACCTTGTAAGTAGAAAGAGATGGAACCAGAAACTCGACTGCTCCAAAATGCGCTATTGTCAGAAGAATCCCATTTCCACTCTCGATTGATTTACGCAGAATACCAGCGGCATCAGAGCAATCCACATGCTTTTTCAGAAATGAGTGGTAGAAGTCCGCTCCTCCGCACAACGGAAGGAGTTTTTCATAGTAGTGGAGTATAACATTGATCTTGATTTTCTCTACAAGCTCTGCGGTAAAAGGTATCTCCAGCTTGCGGAGATTCTCTGTTATTAATTCTACCTCACCGGGATTTTCAGAATACCAGCGTTTCCCCCTGTCCAATACTTCTCTTTTAAGCTCTTCGGGATTACTGCCGCTAATATTCCTGAGCAATTCAGGAGATTGTATGTACCTGCTAAGACTCATCAATGTGCCATTTCATTCAGGGACTTGGAAACTGAATCACTCAAAGAGAAAGACCTCAGGGTGTCACCATGCTGTTTGTCACTGTAAAAGGATTTCCACAGGTAATAAAAACCATCCATTAGTTCTTTTTCAGTGAAATTTTTTGGCTTGAAAACGATGTTGCCGTGGTTCCATCGCGAGTAATCCCTGTGAAGAATTCTGTTCTCAGCCTCACACTGTTTCCCGAAAGGTGTTCCCGGGAATGGTGTGATAATGTAGAATTCAGCAAGATCAATTTTACTTTCGTAGGCGAATCTGAGTATCTTGTCGAAAACCCCTGAATCCTGATTATCAAATCCAACACCGAAAGAGGCAAAGAAATGTATACCCGCATCTTCTATCATTCTGACAAGATCGATTCCTTTCTGCCACTCATCTTTTGTGCATTCCGGACTCAAAAGGCGGGATGATACTCTGTCGAATCCAAAGATCGTATAGATCGAACTGGCGCCGCCTTCCCTGAGCTTCCTGTAGAATTCCGGATCAGGCATCATCATCATCGTTGATGCAAGAAAGATGTTAACATTGAGATCTTTTGTCTGTTCCATCAGCTTCAGCAGGAAAATCGAGTACTTCTTTCCGGGCAGCATGATAGTGTCATCGGCGATGTAGAACTCCTTATAGGGCATCCCTTTTATATCTTCGATTATATTTTCAACAGGGCGTAAACGCACAGAAGTTCCCTCTTTTCCGGGAATAGGGCAACCTCCGCACTGCACCGGACATCCGCGGGTAGTCAACACAAGATGTGCATCCCACTTGTAAACATCACGGGGAAATATGTCCCGCTTGGGAACAGGGAATTGGTCAAGAGAATAGGGGATACTGTGGGTGTAGAACTTTTTAAGTGATCCTTTTGCGCAATCCTCCAGAATTTCATTCCACACCGGTTCAACTTCCCCGATACAGACTGAGTCGGCATGGGTAATTGCCTCATCTGGAAGAGCCGAAGGATGGATTCCTCCCAATATGACATTCTTTTTTCTCTTCCGGAATTCATCGGCGATTTCATAAGCGCGCTTTGCCTGGGGAGTAAAACAGCTTATGGCAACCAGATCGACATCCTCATCGTAATCTATTTCCTGGCGTATATTATCATCAGTTAAATTCAACTGGACTTCGGGAGGAGTAAGGGCAGCAATGATCGGGATCGCCAGTGAGGGAGGCATGGTATAATTGCCTACCAGGTATCTTTTCAGATGAGAATCAAGCTCATGATGACCTTCCAGAAACTTGCGGAAATGTGGATAAATACATCGTACTTTCAAATCACTGACCCGTTTTGCCATAAGAATCCTTGATGTCTTGTTTCAACCACTCTCAATAGCAGTGTTGTTGAGCACTGATGAGGTTATCTATAGATAGCATCTTAAAGGAGCAGATTTAAATAAAAATAGTATGGAGTACGGGAAATTGCGAGATTGTTGTTTTGAAAACCCGATTTTGGTTTGTTCTTGGACTCTATTGCACCGGTTCAGGAGTAGTGGCAGAGATTCTCCCGCAAGCGATTTTCTGACCGGCTGGCCCTGTCTGGAAATTGTCCGGCCCGGAGAAAATGATTATGGAACGACCCAGAACTGAGAAAGACGATCCCGGAACAACATCGAGACAGGGAACTTCAACCTCCACTTCTGCTTTGCCATCTCCATTGGCTGTTATGTTTGGAAGGATACCTGCCCGTTTCTGGCTTGGTGAGAGCCATGGCTGGCCATGGCTCTGTGCATTGCCTGGATCAAAATCGGTAAGGACACTGCCGGAGTCACAGGTTCCGTTCATGATATGCATGGCGTATGTACTCTCAGGAAGTAATCCCTCGATCTCTCCGGTGACTACAAGACCTCTCCCCTCAACCAGATTAAAGTAGAGTGTCCCCTTGATAGTGTTTGGAAGAAAACCGGTTATTTCTGCTCTTGCAAGTGCCTCATCAGGTGATGATCCCCCATTTCCGTCACGGCGCTGGAAGACAGTGCATTGAACTGCCAGTATCAAAGCTGTAAGCAGCATTACTCTGAAATGGTTCATAGTTTTCTCCCTGTAGAGAAGGCCTTTTTGATACAGAAATTAGAAATTGCAAATGGAGTGCCTGAGATTAATGCTCAGCCCTTGCCGGGGATAATAAAAACAGTCCATAATCGTAGTTGCTTTAGAATAAAAGGAACATTATATTAAGCACCTTACCTTGAAAAACAGGAGATACAGAGCAAATGAATACCTTGAAAACAACTGTTCTGCTGGGAGCTCTTACAGGCCTTCTGGTTGTCCTGGGTAATTACCTGGGAGGATCACATGGAGCAACAATGGCTCTTATTATTGCAGGAGTCATGAATTTTGGTTCCTGGTGGTTTTCCGATAAAATTGTGCTGGCAATGTACAGGGCAAAAGAGGTCTCGAAGGGTGATGCGCCGGTACTTTACAATGTCGTTGAGAGGCTGGCGGAACGCACCCGGATGCCAATGCCCAAAGTTTACATAATCAATAGTGAATCACCAAACGCTTTTGCAACTGGCCGCAACCCCAGTCACGCATCCGTGGCAGCGACTGTGGGGATCCTGCGCCTGCTGAGTGAGGATGAGCTGGAAGGGGTCATGGCTCACGAGCTTGCCCATGTTCAGAACCGGGATACTCTGACCAGCACTATTGCAGCCACAATAGCAGGTGCGATTACCTGGATTGCGCACATGGTGCAGTGGTCCGCAATGTGGGGCGGGATGCGCAGAGATGATAACGATCGCGGCGGAGCCCTGGGAGCGCTGGCTATGGCCATACTGGCGCCACTAGCCGCAATGCTGATCCAGATGGCAATCTCAAGATCCAGAGAGTATGCTGCAGATGAATCAGGGGCAAGGATCAGCGGGAAACCCCTCTCACTTGCAAACGCACTCTCCAAACTCCAGAGAGGCTCTCAGATGATTCCCATGGCCGGGGGAAGCCCCTCTACAGCCCACCTCTTTATAGTTAATCCGTTCCGTGGCGGGATAGCATCACTTTTCAGCACTCATCCGCCAATGGAAGAGAGAATTAAGAGGCTCCAGGCCCTTGCGAGGCAGATCTGAGCATTTCTGTGTGCCGGCCATTCCGGCACACTTGAGTTCCCTCATAAAAATTCCTTGAGACGAATGCAATTTTTTACTGCGAACCCGCCGATGTCATTGTTGAAATAGGCATAGACAGATAATTCCTTTTTTAATTGCTCCCGTATCCATTCCGCCCAGGAACTCAGGCGATCATCCGGATAGTCTCCTCCATATCGGGAATCGTGCCCGTGAAACCGGATGTAAACAGTATCAGCAGTGATGATTTTATCGGTGGCCAGACCAGACATATCATGAATACAGAAAGTATGTCCCCGCTCTCTTAACAGAGCGTAGGTTTCCTCTGAATACCAGGAGACATTACGGAACTCAAAGGCAAATGCCTGGTCTGATGGTAGCCGGGCTGTAAAATCATCGAGACGTTTTAGATCGCTCTTGAGATTGGGGGGGAGCTGGATAAGTATGATGCCTGTTTTCGGTTTTAAAGGTTCCATTGAAGAGAAAAACCATTCCAATTCCCGGTCACAATTTTTAAGTCTCCTGACATGTGAAACCAGACGTGACATCTTTACAGCGAATCGGAAATTTGCCGGTGAGCGGTTATACCAGCCAAGTGCTGTTTTTATTGTGGGGATCCGGTAAAAAGATGCATTGAGTTCTACAGTATCAAACCTGCTGCTGTAGTACTCGAACCAGCGTTTTTTGGGAACTGTATCCGGATAAAAGACTCCTTTCCAATGATCATAGGTCCATCCGGACGTGCCAAGATAGCAGGCCATGGAGATTAGTGGGGCAATTTGGGGACCACGAAATTTATGGGGAGGCTGAGTCCATAACTCCCCCACAGATGAAATCAGAAAAGAAGGAAAAAGGGTGGGTTTTTAGAACACTTCTGCCCCGGAAGAATCCAGAGCTGCTTTGTTTTTGGGGTTTCCCATGGCGTTCATAATCCACTTATACTCTTTATAGCCGCCTGGAAGCCCTGCACGGACACAGATCCTGTCCTGTGCTGCTGAGAAAACCTCCTGATACCGCATTCTTCTTTCCGGTTCCTCTATTTTGAAGGAATCAGAATACATCGTAGTCAATGAATCCAGAAGCGGGTTGCATGACAGCCAGATTTTTATCTTCTCTGCAGAGATGACAGAATCCCGGGGAGGAACGAAATTAACCGGCTTTGTTTCGCTCTGAACACTTAGAGTCTGGGGAGGAGTATCTGAAGAACTCTTCTTCTGCTTACATCCCGGAACTAACATAAGAACGACCAGGA encodes:
- the trxA gene encoding thioredoxin, translating into MTKETTDANFKNDVIESEIPVIVDFWAPWCGPCRMVSPIMDRISEKMAGKVKVFKINVDENPVTSNEYGITGIPTVIIFKDGKIEREFVGVQPEDVYISALAA
- a CDS encoding superoxide dismutase family protein, which translates into the protein MNHFRVMLLTALILAVQCTVFQRRDGNGGSSPDEALARAEITGFLPNTIKGTLYFNLVEGRGLVVTGEIEGLLPESTYAMHIMNGTCDSGSVLTDFDPGNAQSHGQPWLSPSQKRAGILPNITANGDGKAEVEVEVPCLDVVPGSSFSVLGRSIIIFSGPDNFQTGPAGQKIACGRISATTPEPVQ
- a CDS encoding DUF72 domain-containing protein, translated to MACYLGTSGWTYDHWKGVFYPDTVPKKRWFEYYSSRFDTVELNASFYRIPTIKTALGWYNRSPANFRFAVKMSRLVSHVRRLKNCDRELEWFFSSMEPLKPKTGIILIQLPPNLKSDLKRLDDFTARLPSDQAFAFEFRNVSWYSEETYALLRERGHTFCIHDMSGLATDKIITADTVYIRFHGHDSRYGGDYPDDRLSSWAEWIREQLKKELSVYAYFNNDIGGFAVKNCIRLKEFL
- the htpX gene encoding zinc metalloprotease HtpX, producing the protein MNTLKTTVLLGALTGLLVVLGNYLGGSHGATMALIIAGVMNFGSWWFSDKIVLAMYRAKEVSKGDAPVLYNVVERLAERTRMPMPKVYIINSESPNAFATGRNPSHASVAATVGILRLLSEDELEGVMAHELAHVQNRDTLTSTIAATIAGAITWIAHMVQWSAMWGGMRRDDNDRGGALGALAMAILAPLAAMLIQMAISRSREYAADESGARISGKPLSLANALSKLQRGSQMIPMAGGSPSTAHLFIVNPFRGGIASLFSTHPPMEERIKRLQALARQI